In Nocardia yunnanensis, one DNA window encodes the following:
- a CDS encoding DUF2567 domain-containing protein gives MATTLTAEPGGLRVDVLMREARAAAVVFAALVAVSAAAGVVWALLAPAEQLLVVEPDRGAALTGESMHRFDALALFVLIGIAVGVVGTAAAWRWRRVRGPILLCGILFGSLAGAFAAKIVGEALAEQLHTRPKHPPVHTIVEFAPSVEGWAALIAQPLAAAVVVLLLTALSTADDLGSGHYLPFGGQRPEPAVVAPPQYGSAISYGPYPGSNAGTQFTPRDPVVPFETPDSDVTR, from the coding sequence GTGGCAACCACACTCACCGCCGAGCCGGGCGGACTACGCGTCGACGTCCTGATGCGGGAGGCCCGCGCGGCGGCGGTGGTGTTCGCCGCCCTCGTCGCGGTGAGCGCGGCGGCCGGGGTGGTGTGGGCGCTGCTGGCGCCCGCCGAGCAGCTGCTGGTGGTCGAACCCGACCGCGGCGCCGCGCTGACCGGTGAGAGCATGCACCGTTTCGACGCGCTCGCGCTGTTCGTGCTGATCGGCATCGCCGTCGGCGTGGTCGGCACCGCCGCGGCCTGGCGCTGGCGGCGGGTGCGCGGCCCGATCCTGTTGTGCGGCATCCTGTTCGGCTCGCTGGCCGGCGCCTTCGCGGCCAAGATCGTGGGCGAGGCGCTGGCCGAACAACTACACACGCGGCCCAAACATCCGCCGGTGCACACCATCGTGGAATTCGCGCCGTCCGTGGAGGGCTGGGCCGCCCTCATCGCCCAGCCCCTCGCCGCCGCCGTCGTGGTGCTGCTGCTCACCGCCCTGAGCACCGCCGACGATCTCGGCTCCGGCCACTACCTGCCCTTCGGCGGCCAGCGCCCCGAACCCGCCGTCGTCGCCCCGCCGCAGTACGGTTCGGCCATCAGCTACGGCCCCTACCCGGGCTCCAACGCCGGCACCCAGTTCACGCCGCGAGATCCCGTGGTGCCCTTCGAAACCCCCGATTCGGACGTCACCCGCTGA